Proteins encoded together in one Chitinophaga varians window:
- a CDS encoding ABC transporter ATP-binding protein: MKLLLHYLKKYKWLVVLAMALASINQLFSLLDPMIFGWIIDRFASHPHTTLKGGDILRPEGQYLSGVLLLIGAAVGVAMVSRIAKAFQDYFVNVIVQKFGAQVYTDGLRHSLRLPYQQFEDQRSGETLAILQKVRTDCEKFITAFVNVLFVSLIGVVFVMIYAAMVHWTLPFVYLIGCVLLAVLMSVLSRKIKVIQKTIVKETTALAGSTTESLRNIELVKSLGLTHQEIRRLNSTTIKILMLELKKVRSIRSISFVQGTFVNLMRQSILFLLLFYIYRDYVSIGQLMTLQLYSFFIFGPLQELGNIILNYREAQVSLLNFQGILNTPVEETPAHPVKINHIDDLTFRQVSFKHLTAATKALDKVNFSARVGETIAFVGPSGSGKTTLVKLLVGLYKPNEGHILYNGVDANEADMDDLRHQVGFVTQDTQLFAGTIRENLLFVNPGATDAEIMDALNKAACYSLLARADKGLETVIGEGGIKISGGEKQRLSIARALLRKPRLLVFDEATSALDSITEEEITKTVRQVTASKQHITVMIAHRLSTIMHADRIYVLEKGHIVETGRHDELLEEKGLYYAMWRQQIGERKLETV; encoded by the coding sequence ATGAAACTATTGCTGCATTATCTGAAGAAATATAAATGGCTGGTAGTATTGGCTATGGCGCTGGCAAGCATTAACCAGCTTTTCTCCCTGTTGGACCCGATGATTTTCGGGTGGATCATTGACCGGTTTGCCTCCCATCCGCATACCACCCTGAAGGGAGGTGATATTTTACGGCCGGAGGGGCAGTATTTGTCCGGCGTGTTGTTATTGATTGGCGCTGCTGTTGGAGTAGCCATGGTATCGCGTATCGCGAAGGCTTTCCAGGATTATTTTGTGAACGTGATTGTTCAGAAGTTTGGCGCCCAGGTGTATACCGATGGACTGAGACACTCCCTGCGGCTGCCTTATCAGCAGTTTGAAGACCAGCGTAGCGGTGAAACGCTGGCCATCCTGCAAAAAGTACGGACAGACTGTGAGAAGTTCATCACTGCATTTGTGAACGTATTATTTGTATCGTTGATCGGAGTGGTGTTTGTGATGATTTACGCCGCCATGGTACACTGGACCCTGCCGTTTGTATATCTTATTGGCTGTGTGCTGCTGGCCGTGCTGATGAGTGTGCTGAGCCGTAAGATCAAGGTGATCCAGAAGACGATCGTAAAGGAGACCACTGCGTTGGCCGGTTCCACCACTGAATCGCTGCGCAACATAGAGCTGGTGAAGAGCCTGGGGCTTACCCACCAGGAGATCCGCCGGCTGAACAGCACTACCATCAAGATACTGATGCTGGAGCTGAAGAAAGTACGGAGCATCCGCAGTATCAGCTTTGTGCAGGGCACGTTTGTTAACCTGATGCGGCAAAGCATCCTGTTTTTGCTGTTGTTTTACATCTACCGGGATTATGTGTCCATCGGGCAACTGATGACGCTTCAGCTGTATTCCTTCTTCATCTTCGGGCCATTGCAGGAGTTGGGCAATATTATCCTTAACTACAGGGAAGCGCAGGTATCGCTGCTGAATTTCCAGGGCATCCTGAATACGCCGGTAGAAGAAACGCCGGCGCATCCGGTGAAGATCAATCATATTGACGATCTCACTTTCCGGCAGGTCAGCTTCAAACATCTGACAGCCGCCACCAAGGCGCTTGACAAGGTGAATTTTTCCGCCCGGGTAGGTGAAACCATCGCCTTCGTAGGGCCGTCCGGTTCCGGCAAAACCACGCTGGTAAAGCTGCTGGTAGGACTGTACAAACCTAATGAGGGCCATATCCTTTACAATGGCGTAGACGCCAATGAAGCAGACATGGACGACCTGCGGCACCAGGTGGGTTTTGTAACGCAGGACACACAGTTGTTTGCCGGCACTATCCGGGAGAACCTGTTGTTCGTCAACCCTGGCGCAACAGACGCAGAGATCATGGACGCCCTGAACAAGGCGGCCTGTTATTCGTTGCTGGCGAGGGCCGACAAAGGTCTGGAGACCGTAATCGGCGAAGGCGGCATTAAAATCTCCGGAGGAGAAAAACAACGTTTGTCTATTGCCCGGGCATTATTGCGCAAGCCACGTTTACTGGTATTTGACGAAGCCACGTCCGCACTGGATTCCATCACAGAAGAAGAGATCACCAAAACGGTACGCCAGGTGACCGCCAGCAAACAGCATATCACCGTAATGATCGCTCACCGTTTGAGCACCATTATGCATGCAGACCGGATTTATGTACTGGAAAAAGGGCATATTGTAGAAACGGGCAGGCATGATGAACTGTTGGAAGAGAAGGGCTTATATTATGCCATGTGGCGCCAGCAGATAGGCGAGCGCAAGCTGGAGACCGTCTAG
- a CDS encoding DUF983 domain-containing protein, translated as MFKDKNPFHFKFSKIFNMYDNCPVCGQKYELETGFWFGTGYVSYALSVAFSVFNLIWYALFFGITWRDNSIFIWLGVNGVLLVLIQPWLMRISRVIYLYFFVYYDDSTAGLKAPDRQQHHH; from the coding sequence ATGTTTAAGGACAAAAACCCTTTTCATTTTAAGTTCTCTAAAATTTTCAACATGTATGACAACTGTCCCGTATGCGGGCAGAAGTATGAGTTGGAGACGGGGTTCTGGTTTGGGACAGGTTATGTGAGTTATGCGCTTTCCGTGGCGTTCAGCGTGTTTAACCTGATTTGGTACGCTCTCTTTTTCGGTATTACCTGGAGAGACAACAGTATTTTTATCTGGCTGGGCGTAAACGGTGTATTGCTGGTATTGATACAGCCCTGGCTGATGCGTATTTCCCGTGTTATCTACCTGTATTTTTTTGTGTATTATGACGATAGTACAGCGGGGTTAAAAGCGCCGGACCGGCAACAACATCATCATTAA
- a CDS encoding elongation factor G, protein MKTYDEKHVKNIVLLGAPKSGKTTLSETMLFEAGIISKRGTVEENNTISDYHEIEHERGNSVYATTLHSEWKDYKINIIDTPGLEDFIGEVIASIRVCDTAVLLLNAQYGVEVGTELIWDYVDKYRKPTILAVNQLDTEQANFNKTVEDATRVLGNAVTIMQYPVNQGPGFNAIIDLLKMTLYRFPETGGKPEKLPIPDNEKERAEALHNALVEKAAENDDTLMEQYFEKGSLDEDELRQGIKIGMLKHQIFPVFCLSAKNDMGSGRLMGFIDNVAPSAVEMPAEMTSDGREVLCDPAGPPCLFIFKTLQEPHVGRLSFFKVMSGEIKPGMELFNEEANTSERFSQIFVTDGKNRNNTESLKAGDIGCTIKLKNTFTNQSLSDKNKPIQIDPIQFPTPKVRVAIEAQNKADDEKLSEVLAELHMEDPTLLVEFNRELKQVILHGQGDLHLLVTKWRLENIYKMQVAYLPAKIPYRETIRKPALASYRHKKQSGGAGQFGEVYLKIEPWYEGMPPLKEYPVRETEEVPLQWGGKLVFNNCIVGGAIDSRFLPSILKGVMEKMQEGPLTGSYVRDIRVSVYDGKMHPVDSNDISFKIAGMMAFRDAFHQAAPQLLEPVFDVEATAPDTMMGDIMSELQSRRSVITGMDTLNGYQVIKARTPQAELDKLFAALRNVTQGKAKVHSEFAEYAPVPPEIQKKLSDEYQKEEVV, encoded by the coding sequence ATGAAAACGTATGATGAAAAACACGTCAAAAACATCGTACTGTTGGGCGCCCCCAAAAGCGGCAAAACCACCCTCTCCGAAACAATGCTGTTTGAAGCCGGTATCATCAGCAAACGCGGGACAGTAGAAGAAAACAATACCATCTCGGATTACCATGAAATAGAACACGAACGCGGTAACTCTGTCTATGCCACCACACTGCACTCAGAATGGAAAGACTACAAAATCAACATCATAGACACCCCTGGCCTGGAAGACTTTATCGGCGAAGTGATCGCCTCCATCCGTGTATGCGATACTGCTGTATTGCTGCTCAATGCGCAGTACGGCGTGGAAGTAGGTACTGAACTGATATGGGACTACGTCGATAAATACCGCAAGCCCACCATCCTGGCGGTCAACCAGCTGGACACTGAACAGGCCAATTTCAACAAAACCGTGGAAGATGCCACCCGTGTCCTCGGCAACGCTGTGACGATCATGCAGTACCCCGTCAACCAGGGCCCCGGTTTCAATGCCATCATCGATCTGCTTAAAATGACCCTCTACCGCTTCCCGGAAACAGGCGGGAAACCAGAAAAACTTCCCATCCCAGACAACGAAAAGGAAAGAGCGGAAGCCCTCCACAACGCACTGGTGGAAAAAGCGGCGGAAAATGATGACACCCTCATGGAACAATACTTTGAAAAAGGCAGCCTCGATGAAGATGAGCTCCGCCAGGGCATCAAAATAGGCATGCTCAAACACCAGATCTTCCCCGTTTTCTGCCTGTCCGCGAAAAATGATATGGGCAGCGGCCGCCTTATGGGCTTTATCGATAATGTGGCCCCCTCGGCAGTGGAAATGCCCGCAGAAATGACGAGCGACGGCAGGGAAGTTCTCTGCGACCCCGCCGGCCCCCCCTGCCTCTTTATCTTCAAAACGCTGCAGGAGCCTCACGTCGGACGATTATCTTTTTTTAAAGTGATGTCCGGCGAAATAAAACCCGGCATGGAACTGTTCAACGAGGAAGCCAATACGTCCGAACGCTTCAGCCAGATATTCGTTACCGATGGCAAAAACCGCAATAACACAGAATCCCTCAAAGCCGGCGATATAGGCTGTACCATCAAACTGAAAAATACCTTCACCAACCAAAGCCTCTCCGATAAAAACAAACCCATTCAGATAGACCCTATACAGTTTCCCACCCCTAAAGTCCGTGTAGCCATCGAAGCCCAGAATAAAGCCGATGATGAAAAACTCAGCGAAGTGCTGGCCGAACTGCACATGGAAGACCCTACGCTGCTGGTGGAATTCAACAGGGAACTGAAACAGGTGATCCTCCACGGCCAGGGCGACCTCCACCTGCTGGTCACCAAATGGCGCCTGGAGAATATTTACAAAATGCAGGTCGCCTACCTGCCAGCTAAAATACCTTACCGCGAAACTATCCGTAAACCGGCCCTGGCCTCTTACCGCCACAAGAAACAATCCGGTGGCGCCGGACAGTTTGGCGAGGTATACCTGAAAATTGAACCCTGGTACGAAGGGATGCCGCCCCTCAAAGAATACCCGGTAAGGGAAACGGAAGAAGTGCCGCTGCAATGGGGTGGCAAACTCGTCTTCAACAACTGCATCGTAGGCGGCGCCATTGACAGCCGCTTCCTGCCCTCCATCCTCAAAGGCGTGATGGAAAAAATGCAGGAAGGGCCGCTCACCGGTTCCTATGTGCGCGACATACGGGTAAGCGTATACGATGGAAAGATGCATCCGGTAGACAGTAACGATATCTCCTTTAAAATAGCCGGTATGATGGCTTTCCGCGATGCCTTCCACCAGGCTGCGCCACAACTGCTGGAACCGGTGTTCGATGTGGAAGCCACCGCGCCCGATACGATGATGGGCGATATTATGAGCGAACTGCAAAGCCGCCGAAGCGTTATAACGGGTATGGATACACTGAATGGTTACCAGGTGATCAAAGCCCGTACACCGCAGGCGGAACTGGATAAACTCTTTGCTGCGCTGCGCAACGTTACACAGGGCAAAGCCAAGGTCCACTCTGAATTTGCAGAATACGCGCCCGTTCCGCCGGAAATACAAAAGAAGCTAAGCGACGAATACCAGAAGGAAGAAGTGGTGTGA